Proteins from one Salarias fasciatus chromosome 14, fSalaFa1.1, whole genome shotgun sequence genomic window:
- the c2cd3 gene encoding C2 domain-containing protein 3 isoform X1, with the protein MKSRKLRPARAGGGKKKVPSDVSPSTSLPPLVEGQLRCFLRVTISRVLWTVHKPPSPTSVRLRWWGESSNGTQFFPRDGAQLSQKTIKTTACFPIRCGPKQFTSYLTDMGSLVLEVLTKPDHLPIARAQVAGISRLSLSNPISGFYTLVSPTSDKLGELQVSLNLEPLAEAYDSSSSGPPTDVSLEGLQVHTLTVPSQEKSAGSSGANTPRGKDHLYFQKDREETVENQKPMNSETTVNPLSRDTSHGQAASDILSVILERGNKLRNAMVVSALKCEMDSDPALKDSPLPLPKDNIQPPLQSVTFPPPPGTFLENILQTDSPVKQSDVLVSDCSLDNRAVDLLLGSSASSPPPLWDGRHSPSESLSGHGSVCGDSELNDPQYDQSLLENLFYKNPILDSRSEEAPEDRQESSSKNQQLPQSGSKMIKNPHLDQARPAAALRRLLDEEQMALLSAVRRLRVTVDSLTVPAGSASPTARLTARPPRPAIANKCTYFVEYQLPETLTSSRHGGSGEVTRLASSKLSKGVVKFEQTSVFSVHLSTAALQQWWETHLNFKIYSRKANQKKAVFVGKAAHPLRGLLQSKQLRQSVVLAVQSLEEHGGRREVGPLKVTVELEVDCKRFLSEKSDAQATQSDSSAPRAATSPDRGAGAGPQHADPGSEEPQGRSETPRMNVRTPEDRVPHPGLFTSLTPRRQQEEEEEEPQVLLHALLMAPDGKSFSGGPLQAPNVYLNCKLFWCDETARSVVSWGQKNPTFNFVQVTPVALTSKLLQRMKNNVMVIEVWQKSRPSGQDPLLGLVKLPLHQFYMSFREPRIAQLLLRAQYPVVAVDGLMPVVDVLSGGCRGRLRVVLAMGQSEQILSLQRSRDEYCDSPPQLVRPVHLLDQQRRAQQKGNAGRVEAMTEHVFVVRVEKASGLTPLQSTVWGEADCYVQYGFPCQDGDGDGDGDGDVLTSATVRPFRSTATLCVPDPLFGHTETHVLLAPEDVPVQTLLLSSLSSQGLGGGGGVQFEVWCRYYYPNVRDQLVARGLLPLSRLCAMVTMQRQQPDDGQRFSLPLIPRTDHPSSQLHHPSGLLEVSVRYKHRPLRHEAPPGRGLASRLVTLVLQVHRASGLKAAARLIAEKDERFAYFAGVGLNPYVTVQLSFTPEAEARRTRMAARTFSPEFDHQAEVACDLLEHRSGGETCSLAERLDRAAAVFTVWNRDDRRALSVSRPRDVMLGTVKTPLADLLHKRTGISGWFGIYSTQEASCSEQQQVLVGGLELSVSFAHHSDRERVLRAARGLAWESWRRDGDELWQDGSRKLRLTFWVPRAWIPVHCLLLPGHGALQRSTYCYFRYQFYEQEAFCSQMKHPRVEEGAEEGRAAASFEGSRTVELTATQPLAWYLREERLEVQVWVAFRKDGGRRPGDTDRLVGSAFVDLSPLAKTDEQKPTVSGVYPLFRRSAADLQGAALRVHVSLTAGCEHGEEAAGGGGALQSDCQEDSVEEGEAAEEARSPSPHRKSDSHSREMKESSAETPDVPPAQRSDSGEQESFPVSVMVDRAMHLTLKGCPLAERSEGSPCCCVSYVTADSAEPVSTAVVAGTASPVWDHRHECRLSEQLLLDPQQALVFKVWHKGEVERVIGFAPVDLSPLLCGLPAVCGWYNITDFSGQCRGQIKVSVTPLRGVQDLRRQRRAVSEDAAKDPSAFFPAVPLGYQTTATYSSFPSHISRYPEQQISSPDHTDTLFSERSSESDRHLEHMDNVRLYHQSLQERSGFQVAPSSSALFSTLRKKLSELDNIQRYFSRKLSTPSPFPPTAEQDCRGALQEPSGAAPDAGQLLLRSSQLVGEANSIISGLRGNQLGASPSRSAPAEGEDHRQPDGARISDRQPEPESPFCSPPPEVPEDRAEDGPGWEEDGEQSEEDYEEEVVKPRPLNEVTSVTDRTSPWTSVLSDPDLAPLESPDIPEGPDLSEEEEEEEEEEEEEEKEDGEEEEEDGDAGGGGGRRSCSGSDAEPDGDGTLQTESDSSPSTRHGTVTHNAPGSADGQDAKLQHSVPADVPNFFLSSHQLEASMRAIRLAPSFSQTLSDTARAPRAPRGPRQRPLMSPSSMTRETQRIAKIFAAHFDQAGPDGTL; encoded by the exons atgaagagcaggaagctGCGGCCCGCTCGAGCTGGAGGAGGCAAGAAGAAAG TCCCTAGCGATGTGTCGCCCTCCACGAGCCTCCCTCCTCTGGTCGAGGGTCAGCTTCGATGCTTCCTGCGGGTGACGATAAGCCGGGTGCTGTGGACGGTTCACAAGCCGCCGTCTCCTACATCCGTCAGGCTGCGATGGTGGGGAGAGTCGTCCAACGGGACGCAGTTCTTTCCCAGAGACGGAGCACAGCTGTCCCAAAAGACAATCAAGACCACAGCTTGCTTCCCAATCCGCTGTGGGCCAAAGCAGTTCACCTCATATCTGACCG ATATGGGCTCTTTGGTGCTGGAAGTTCTAACGAAGCCGGATCATTTACCAATCGCTCGTGCTCAGGTCGCTGGAATCTCCCGTCTGTCATTGTCAAACCCAATCAGTGGATTTTACACTCTGGTATCTCCAACATCTGACAAACTGGGAGAGTTACAG GTTTCACTGAATTTGGAGCCCCTCGCCGAGGCCtacgacagcagcagctcaggtcCGCCGACAGACGTTAGCCTGGAAGGACTGCAGGTCCACACACTGACCGTCCCCTCGCAGGAAAAATCAGCCGGCAGCAGTGGTGCAAACACACCAAG GGGGAAGGACCACCTGTACTTCCAGAAAGACAGGGAAGAGACTGTGGAGAATCAGAAGCCGATGAACAGTGAAACAACGGTGAATCCGTTAAGTCGGGACACTTCCCATGGACAAGCTGCCAGTGATATTCTGTCAG tTATCCTGGAACGTGGAAACAAGCTTCGAAACGCTATGGTTGTatcagctttaaaatgtgaGATGGATTCTGACCCTGCGCTGAAAGATTCCCCTCTGCCACTCCCGAAGGACAACATCCAGCCGCCTCTCCAGTCAGt GACCTTTCCTCCTCCCCCAGGGACGTTTCTAGAAAATATCCTTCAGACTGACTCACCTGTGAAGCAGTCTGATGTGTTGGTCTCAGACTGCAGCCTCGATAACAGAGCTGTGGATCTCCTCCTGGGCAG TTCAGCCTCGTCTCCTCCGCCTCTCTGGGATGGACGGCACTCCCCCTCGGAGTCGCTGTCCGGCCACGGCAGCGTGTGTGGAGACAGTGAGCTCAATGACCCTCAGTACGACCAGAGCTTACTGGAAAACTTGTTCTATAAAAACCCT ATCTTGGACAGCCGATCGGAGGAGGCTCCGGAGGATCGTCAGGAGTCGTCCTCTAAAAATCAACAGCTGCCACAGTCTGGATCCAAGATGATCAAAAA TCCACATTTGGATCAAGCGCGCCCTGCTGCGGCTCTTCGTCGCCTGCTGGATGAGGAGCAGATGGCTTTGCTGAGCGCAGTCAGACGGCTGAGAGTGACCGTCGACTCTCTGACGGTGCCTGCAGGCAGCGCCAGCCCCACAGCCAGACTCACCGCGAGGCCGCCGCGACCCGCCATCGCCAACAAGTG CACATATTTTGTTGAATATCAGTTACCTGAGACTTTGACTTCGAGTCGACACGGCGGCTCTGGAGAGGTGACCCGCCTGGCCTCCAGTAAACTTTCTAAAGGAG TGGTGAAGTTCGAGCAGacgtctgtgttttctgtccacCTCAGCACGGCAGCACTTCAGCAGTGGTGGGAGACGCATCTGAATTTCAAGATTTACTCACGGAAGGCCAACCAAAAGAAA GCCGTGTTCGTCGGTAAAGCGGCTCATCCTCTGCGCGGTTTGCTGCAGAGCAAACAGCTCCGTCAGTCCGTCGTCCTGGCCGTGCAGAGCCTGGAGGAACACGGCGGGAGGCGGGAGGTCGGGCCTCTCAAG GTGACGGTGGAACTTGAAGTGGACTGCAAACGCTTCCTCTCTGAAAAAAGTGACGCCCAGGCGACGCAGAGCGACTCATCAGCACCACGAGCTGCAACCAGTCCAGACAGAGGAGCCGGCGCCGGACCTCAGCATGCTGACCCCGGCAGCGAGGAGCCTCAGGGTCGCTCTGAGACGCCCCGGATGAATGTCAGGACGCCAGAAGACCGCGTCCCTCACCCCGGCCTCTTCACATCGCTCACGCCAcggcggcagcaggaggaggaggaggaggagccccaGGTCCTGCTCCACGCTCTGCTGATGGCTCCAGACGGGAAGAGCTTCAGCGGCGGGCCTCTGCAGGCTCCAAACGTTTACCTGAACTGTAAACTGTTCTGGTGTGACGAGACGGCCCGGTCCGTGGTCAGCTGGGGTCAGAAGAACCCGACCTTCAACTTTGTCCAG GTGACGCCAGTGGCGTTAACCTCTAAACTCCTGCAGCGAATGAAGAACAACGTGATGGTGATCGAAGTGTGGCAGAAGAGCAGGCCGTCAGGGCAGGACCCGCTTCTGGGCCTCGTGAAGTTACCTCTCCACCAGTTCTACATGTCCTTCAG GGAGCCTCGGATCGCCCAGCTGCTCCTGCGGGCGCAGTACCCCGTTGTGGCGGTGGACGGCCTCATGCCGGTGGTGGACGTGCTGTCGGGCGGCTGCAGAGGACGCCTCAGGGTTGTTCTGGCGATGGGCCAATCCGAGCAGATCCTGTCCCTCCAGCGCTCCAGAGACGAGTACTGCGATTCCCCGCCTCAGCTGGTGAGGCCAGTTCATCTGCTTGATCAGCAGCGACGAGCGCAGCAGAAG GGGAACGCAGGACGGGTGGAAGCCATGACGGAGCACGTGTTTGTGGTCAGAGTGGAGAAGGCCAGCGGGCTGACGCCGCTGCAGTCCACGGTGTGGGGCGAGGCCGACTGCTACGTCCAGTACGGCTTCCCCTGCCAGGAcggggacggagacggagacggggacggggacgtgCTGACCA GCGCCACCGTCAGGCCGTTCCGCAGCACCGCCACGCTGTGCGTCCCTGACCCGCTGTTCGGCCACACCGAGACTCACGTGCTGCTGGCTCCCGAAGACGTCCCCGTCCAGACGCTGCTGCTCAGCTCGCTCTCCAGCCAAGGCCTCGGCGGCGGGGGAGGCGTCCAGTTTGAAGTGTGGTGCAG ATATTATTACCCCAACGTCAGAGACCAGCTCGTAGCCAGAGGACTGCTGCCGCTGTCCAGACTGTGTGCCATGGTCACcatgcagcggcagcagcccgACGACGGCCAGAGGTTCTCTCTACCCCTGATCCCCAGGACGGATCacccctcctcacagctccaccACCCCTCCG GCCTGCTCGAGGTGAGCGTCCGCTACAAACACCGACCTCTGAGACACGAGGCGCCGCCCGGGAGAGGATTGGCTTCTCGCCTCGTGACGCTCGTGCTCCAGGTGCACCGAGCTTCCGGCCTGAAGGCAGCAGCCAG GTTGATCGCAGAGAAAGACGAGCGGTTTGCCTACTTTGCCGGCGTGGGGCTGAATCCTTACGTCACCGTCCAGCTGTCCTTCACGCCCGAGGCGGAGGCGAGGCGCACCCGCATGGCCGCCAGGACCTTCAGCCCCGAGTTCGACCACCAGGCCGAGGTGGCCTGCGACCTGCTGGAGCACCGGAGCGGCGGGGAGACCTGCAGCCTGGCGGAGCGGCTGGACCGGGCCGCGGCCGTCTTCACCGTCTGGAACAGAGACGACCGCAGAG CTTTGAGTGTTTCCAGACCTAGAGACGTGATGTTGGGCACAGTGAAAACGCCACTGGCTGATCTCCTCCACAAAAGAACAG GTATTTCTGGCTGGTTCGGCATCTATTCAACCCAGGAAGCGAGttgctctgagcagcagcaggtcctggtggGGGGCCTGGAGCTGTCGGTCAGCTTCGCTCACCACTCGGACAGAGAGCGGGTCCTGAGAGCGGCTCGGGGTCTGGCCTGGGAGAGCTGGCGTCGGGACGGGGACGAGCTCTGGCAGGACGGCAGCAGAAAGCTCCGGCTGACCTTCTGGGTGCCTCGGGCGTGGATCCCCGtccactgcctgctgctgcccggCCACGGCGCGCTGCAGCGCTCCACCTACTGCTACTTCCGCTATCAGTTCTACGAGCAGGAGGCGTTCTGCTCCCAGATGAAGCACccccgggtggaggagggcgcGGAGGAGGGCCGGGCCGCCGCGAGCTTCGAAGGCAGCCGCACCGTGGAGCTGACGGCCACCCAGCCTCTGGCCTGGTACCTGCgggaggagaggctggaggtgCAGGTGTGGGTGGCCTTCAGGAAGGACGGCGGCAGGCGGCCCGGCGACACCGACCGGCTGGTCGGCTCGGCGTTCGTCGACCTGTCTCCTCTGGCGAAGACGGACGAGCAGAAGCCGACcgtcagcg GCGTGTATCCGCTGTTCAGGCGCTCGGCAGCCGACCTCCAGGGAGCAGCGCTCAGGGTTCACGTCTCTCTGACGGCGGGCTGCGAACACggagaggaggctgctggaggcggcggcgcgcTGCAGTCCGACTGTCAGGAAGACTCGgtagaggagggggaggcagcGGAGGAAGCCCGTTCGCCCAGTCCGCACAGGAAGTCAGACTCACACAGCAGAGAGATGAAGGAATCCTCGGCAGAGACGCCAGACGTCCCGCCTGCGCAGCGCTCCGACAGCGGCGAGCAGGAATCCTTCCCTGTGAGCGTCATGGTGGACCGGGCCATGCACCTCACCCTCAAAG GGTGTCCGTTGGCGGAGCGGAGCGAGGGCTCGCCGTGCTGCTGCGTCTCGTACGTCACCGCCGACTCTGCCGAGCCGGTGTCCACGGCCGTGGTGGCCGGCACGGCGTCGCCCGTCTGGGACCATCGGCACGAGTGCAG GCTgtcggagcagctgctgctggaccccCAGCAGGCCCTCGTCTTCAAAGTCTGGCACAAAGGAG AGGTGGAGCGGGTGATCGGGTTTGCGCCGGTGGacctgtctcctctgctgtgtgggCTGCCGGCCGTCTGCGGCTGGTACAACATCACCGACTTCAGCGGTCAGTGCCGCGGCCAGATCAAAGTGTCCGTCACGCCGCTGAGGGGCGTCCAGGACCTGCGGCGGCAGCGAAGAGCCGTCAGCGAGGACGCAGCAAAGGATCCCTCG GCGTTTTTCCCGGCCGTCCCTCTCGGCTATCAGACCACGGCCACGTACAGCAGCTTCCCCTCTCACATCAGCAGATACCCGGAGCAGCAGATCTCCTCGCCCGACCACACCGACACGCTCTTCTCCGAAAG GTCCAGTGAGAGCGACCGCCACCTGGAGCACATGGACAACGTCCGCCTTTACCACCAGAGTCTCCAGGAGCGGTCGGGTTTCCAGGTCGCTCCCTCCAGCTCGGCGCTCTTCTCCACTCTCAG GAAAAAACTCAGCGAACTGGACAACATCCAGAGATACTTCAGCCGGAAGCTTTCCACCCCGTCGCCGTTTCCTCCGACGGCGGAGCAGGACTGCCGCGGCGCGCTGCAGGAGCCCAGCGGCGCGGCGCCCGACGCcggccagctcctcctcaggtCCTCACAGCTAGTGGGGGAAGCCAACAGCATCATCAGCG GACTCCGGGGAAACCAGCTGGGAGCGAGTCCCTCCAGGTCTGCCCCCGCCGAGGGGGAAGACCACCGTCAGCCCGACGGCGCGAGGATCTCAGACCGCCAGCCAGAGCCGGAGTCTCCGTTCTGCTCCCCGCCTCCAGAGGTACCCGAGGACCGGGCGGAGGACGGGCCCGGctgggaggaggacggagagcaGAGCGAGGAAGACtacgaggaggaggtggtgaagcCCAGGCCTCTGAACGAGGTCACCTCCGTGACGGACAGAACCAGCCCCTGGACCAGCGTCCTGTCAGACCCGGACCTGGCTCCCCTGGAGAGCCCAGACATCCCCGAGGGTCCAGAcctgagtgaggaggaggaggaagaggaggaggaagaggaggaggaggagaaggaggacggggaggaagaggaggaggacggggacgcTGGCGGTGGTGGAGGCAGACgcagctgcagcggctcagACGCAGAACCAGACGGTGACGGAACGCTGCAGACCGAGTCCGACTCCTCGCCCAGCACACGGCACGGCACggttacccacaatgcaccaggCTCAGCGGACGGCCAAGACGCAAAGCTCCAGCA CTCCGTCCCAGCAGACGTCCCCAACTTCTTCCTGTCCTCCCACCAGCTGGAGGCGTCCATGAGAGCCATCCGCCTGGCGCCGTCCTTCTCTCAGACGCTCAGCGACACA gCCCGGGCCCCCCGCGCTCCCAGAGGCCCCCGTCAGCGCCCCCTCATGTCGCCCTCCTCCATGACGAGGGAGACGCAGAGGATCGCCAAGATATTCGCAGCTCACTTCGACCAGGCCGGTCCGGACGGGACGCTGTGA